In one Vicinamibacteria bacterium genomic region, the following are encoded:
- a CDS encoding acetyl-CoA C-acetyltransferase, protein MQEVVILSGCRTPIGTFGGAFKDVPATDLGAVTVREAVKRAGIRADQVDEVVLGCILQAGVGMNPARQAAIKAGIPESVPAHTVNKVCGSGLKAVMLAAQAVKCGDAEVVVAGGLENMSRAPFLLPGARWGERLGHGRVLDHMIHEGLTDAFHDIHMGVTAENLVERYRISREDQDAFAAESQARAQAAIGAGRFKAEIVPVPVPQRKGEPALVEKDEHPRADTTLESLGRLKPAFKKDGTVTAGNSSGLNDGAAALVVTSAARAAGLGVRPLARIVAYASAAVDPRFMGIGPVPAVRKALERAGLGLEAIDLFELNEAFAAQSLAVLGELNLDPARVNVNGGAIALGHPIGASGARILVTLLHALAARGAKRGLAGLCIGGGQGVALLVERL, encoded by the coding sequence ATTCAAGAGGTCGTCATTCTGAGCGGGTGCCGGACGCCGATCGGCACCTTCGGGGGCGCGTTCAAGGACGTGCCCGCGACCGATCTGGGCGCGGTGACGGTCCGGGAGGCGGTGAAACGCGCGGGCATCCGCGCCGACCAGGTGGACGAAGTGGTCCTGGGTTGCATCCTGCAGGCGGGAGTGGGCATGAACCCTGCGCGCCAGGCCGCGATCAAGGCCGGGATCCCGGAGTCGGTCCCCGCCCACACCGTGAACAAGGTCTGCGGCTCGGGCCTGAAGGCGGTGATGCTCGCCGCGCAGGCCGTCAAGTGCGGCGACGCAGAGGTGGTGGTGGCGGGCGGCCTCGAAAACATGAGCCGGGCGCCCTTCCTGCTTCCGGGGGCGCGCTGGGGGGAGCGGCTGGGCCACGGCCGGGTGCTGGACCACATGATCCACGAGGGCCTCACCGACGCCTTCCACGATATACACATGGGAGTCACGGCCGAGAACCTCGTTGAGCGTTACCGGATCAGCCGCGAGGATCAGGACGCGTTCGCGGCGGAGAGCCAGGCCCGGGCCCAGGCCGCGATCGGTGCGGGGAGGTTCAAAGCGGAGATCGTGCCCGTACCCGTCCCGCAGCGGAAGGGGGAGCCCGCGCTGGTCGAGAAGGACGAGCACCCCCGGGCGGACACGACCTTGGAGTCGCTGGGCAGGCTCAAGCCCGCCTTCAAGAAGGACGGAACGGTCACGGCCGGAAACTCGAGCGGCTTGAACGACGGGGCGGCCGCCCTCGTGGTCACGAGCGCGGCCCGGGCGGCGGGACTGGGCGTGAGGCCGCTGGCTCGGATCGTGGCCTATGCCTCGGCCGCGGTGGACCCGAGGTTCATGGGCATCGGCCCCGTGCCCGCGGTGCGCAAGGCGCTGGAGAGAGCCGGCCTGGGTCTGGAAGCCATCGACCTCTTCGAGCTCAACGAGGCCTTCGCTGCCCAGAGTCTGGCCGTGCTGGGCGAGCTGAACCTCGATCCCGCCCGGGTTAACGTCAACGGGGGGGCCATTGCCCTCGGCCACCCCATCGGCGCCTCGGGGGCCCGCATCCTTGTCACCCTCCTTCATGCCCTGGCCGCGCGGGGTGCCAAGCGCGGTCTCGCTGGCCTTTGCATCGGTGGTGGTCAGGGCGTGGCCCTTTTGGTGGAGCGACTCTAG
- a CDS encoding polymer-forming cytoskeletal protein, with amino-acid sequence MSSKQPPAPLAPPVAPPPARRFTDSVERPSTVIGASIKIKGELTGGDSVDVAGSLEGVSRVAGFYLVREGARVVGPIAAAAVLVEGEVEGQLIEARKVEIGAASRVRAHIRASVVAIAEGAYFEGQIEMSGEEGETARLAFQERRRRDGGREARALPTAAPQPAAPPGEKK; translated from the coding sequence ATGTCCAGCAAGCAGCCCCCGGCCCCCCTCGCTCCTCCCGTCGCCCCGCCCCCCGCCCGCCGCTTCACCGACTCCGTGGAGAGACCCAGCACCGTGATCGGGGCCAGCATCAAGATCAAAGGCGAGCTCACGGGTGGGGATTCTGTCGACGTCGCGGGAAGCCTGGAGGGAGTGTCGCGGGTCGCAGGCTTCTATCTGGTGCGCGAGGGTGCGCGCGTGGTCGGCCCGATCGCCGCCGCCGCCGTCCTCGTGGAGGGAGAGGTCGAGGGGCAACTGATCGAGGCGCGCAAGGTCGAGATCGGCGCCGCATCACGGGTGCGGGCTCACATTCGCGCGTCGGTCGTGGCCATCGCCGAGGGGGCCTACTTCGAGGGGCAGATCGAAATGAGCGGGGAGGAGGGCGAGACCGCCCGCCTAGCATTTCAGGAGCGGCGCCGGCGCGATGGCGGCCGAGAGGCGAGGGCTCTCCCCACGGCCGCCCCCCAACCCGCGGCACCCCCGGGGGAGAAGAAGTAG